One Oryza sativa Japonica Group chromosome 8, ASM3414082v1 DNA window includes the following coding sequences:
- the LOC107276216 gene encoding endoglucanase 21, translating to MTMCAAVAVLLVLTSTMAAAAGDGDGDGGGFDYKKALHSGLLYFEAQRSGHLPYNQRVRWRGHSGLADGLQQGVDLVGGYYDAGDNVKFGLPMAFTMTMLSWAAAEFWDEIAAAGERRHVLEAIKWGTDYLVKAHTAADELWAEVGDGDTDHYCWQRPEDMTTSRQAYKVDRDNPGSDVAGETAAALAAASIVFRRSKPRYSRLLLRHAEQLFDFGDRYRGKYDSSIGEVRAYYASVSGYGDELLWAALWLHRATGRRGYLDYAVAMADELGGVGWAVTEFSWDVKYAGLQILAAKVLMDGGDHPAAHAATLEQYRSKAEHYLCACLGKNAAAGDNVNRTAGGMLFVRRWNNMQYVTNAAFLLTVYSRYLRDSGGDTIRCSGGAMATGDELAAMARAQADYVLGDNPAGVSYMVGYGRRFPRRVHHRGASMVSHRADGRFVGCVQGYDRWFRRGGANPNVVAGAIVGGPDDRDRFRDSRDNYMQTEACTYNTAPMVGVFAHLHAQKMAARTANNNADRSMIKRVD from the coding sequence ATGACAATGTGCGCCGCGGTGGCGGTGCTCCTCGTTCTGACGTCGAcaatggcggccgccgccggcgatggcgatggcgatggcggtggcttCGACTACAAGAAGGCGCTGCACAGCGGGCTGCTCTACTTCGAGGCGCAGCGGTCGGGGCACCTGCCGTACAACCAGCGGGTGCGGTGGCGCGGCCACTCGGGGCTCGCCGACGGGCTGCAGCAAGGGGTGGACCTCGTCGGCGGCTACTACGACGCCGGCGACAACGTGAAGTTCGGCCTGCCCATGGCGTTCACGATGACGATGCTGTCGTGGGCCGCGGCGGAGTTCTGGGAcgagatcgccgccgccggcgagcggcggcacgtGCTGGAGGCCATCAAGTGGGGCACCGACTACCTCGTGAAGGCgcacaccgccgccgacgagctgtgggccgaggtcggcgacggcgacaccgACCACTACTGCTGGCAGCGGCCGGAGGACATGACGACGTCGAGGCAAGCCTACAAGGTGGACCGCGACAACCCCGGCtccgacgtcgccggcgagaccgccgccgcgctcgccgccgcgtccatcgTGTTCCGCCGCTCCAAGCCCCGCTactcccgcctcctcctccgccacgccGAGCAGCTGTTCGACTTCGGCGACAGGTACAGGGGCAAGTACGACAGCAGCATCGGCGAGGTGAGGGCGTACTACGCGTCGGTGAGCGGCTACGGCGACGAGCTGCTGTGGGCGGCGCTGTGGCTGCAccgcgccaccggccgccgcggctACCTCGACTacgccgtcgccatggccgacgagctcggcggcgtcggctgggCCGTCACCGAGTTCAGCTGGGACGTCAAGTACGCCGGCCTCCAGATCCTCGCCGCCAAGGTGCTcatggacggcggcgaccacccggcggcgcacgcggcaaCGCTGGAGCAGTACAGGTCCAAGGCGGAGCACTACCTCTGCGCCTGCCTCGGCaagaacgccgccgccggcgacaacgTCAACCGCACCGCCGGCGGCATGCTGTTCGTCCGCCGCTGGAACAACATGCAGTACGTCACCaacgccgccttcctcctcacCGTCTACTCCCGCTACCTCCGCGACTCCGGCGGCGACACCATCCGGTGCTCCGGTGGGGCTATGGCAACCGGCGACGAgttggcggcgatggcgagggcgCAGGCGGACTACGTGCTGGGCGACAACCCGGCGGGGGTGAGCTACATGGTCGGGTACGGGCGGCGGTTCCCGCGGCGGGTGCACCACCGCGGGGCGTCCATGGTGTCGCACCGCGCGGACGGGCGGTTCGTGGGGTGCGTGCAGGGGTACGACCGCTGgttccggcgcggcggcgcgaaccCGAACGTGGTCGCCGGAGCCATCGTCGGCGGGCCGGACGACCGCGACAGGTTCAGGGACAGCCGCGACAACTACATGCAGACGGAGGCGTGCACGTACAACACCGCGCCCATGGTCGGCGTCTTCGCGCACCTGCACGCCCAGAAGATGGCGGCGAGGACTGCTAATAATAatgccgatcgatcgatgattAAACGAGTGGATTGA